One Anguilla rostrata isolate EN2019 chromosome 15, ASM1855537v3, whole genome shotgun sequence genomic window carries:
- the lrrc3 gene encoding leucine-rich repeat-containing protein 3 → MGPGVPGGPVSTAAGALLRGCVVLAVLLCPGLAVCPKSCHCAEKGGVVVVQCASQNLEKIPADLPGDTVALLLGSNRITRIPGQAFRGLPRLQELDLSHNAIQEVDAGAFQGVSEGLRSLDLSHNRMRSVPKEAFARLRAQVRLSHNPWHCECALQEALQELRLDPDTAAEVSCHTAAQDQYAGRPVVQVLDSGINFCNYHHRTTDVAMFVTMFGWFAMVIAYVVYYVRHNQEDARRHLEYLKALPSSSQISRDLDTVSTVL, encoded by the coding sequence ATGGGGCCGGGTGTGCCCGGGGGGCCGGTCTCCACAGCCGCCGGTGCGCTGCTCAGAGGCTGTGTAgtgctggctgtgctgctgtgtcccgGGCTCGCCGTGTGCCCCAAGAGCTGCCACTGCGCAGAGAAGGGGGGCGTGGTGGTGGTGCAGTGCGCCTCCCAGAACCTGGAGAAGATCCCTGCGGACCTGCCGGGGGACACGGTCGCCCTGCTGCTGGGGTCCAACCGCATCACCCGAATCCCGGGCCAGGCCTTCCGGGGCCTGCCGCGGCTGCAGGAGCTGGACCTCTCGCACAACGCCATCCAGGAGGTGGACGCGGGGGCCTTCCAGGGGGTCTCTGAGGGCCTGCGGTCGCTGGACCTCTCGCACAACCGCATGCGCAGCGTGCCCAAGGAGGCCTTCGCCCGGCTGCGGGCCCAGGTCCGGCTGTCGCACAACCCCTGGCACTGCGAGTGCgccctgcaggaggcgctgcagGAGCTGCGGCTGGACCCCGACACCGCGGCCGAGGTCAGCTGCCACACCGCCGCCCAGGACCAGTACGCCGGCAGGCCCGTCGTGCAGGTGCTCGACTCCGGCATCAACTTCTGCAACTACCACCACCGCACCACCGACGTGGCCATGTTCGTCACCATGTTCGGCTGGTTCGCCATGGTCATCGCCTACGTGGTGTACTATGTGCGCCACAACCAGGAGGACGCCCGCCGACACCTGGAGTACCTCAAGGCCCTGCCCAGCAGCTCCCAGATCAGCAGGGACTTGGACACTGTCAGCACCGTGCTCTAG